The following proteins come from a genomic window of Gossypium raimondii isolate GPD5lz unplaced genomic scaffold, ASM2569854v1 Contig00047, whole genome shotgun sequence:
- the LOC105761513 gene encoding putative L-type lectin-domain containing receptor kinase V.2 has protein sequence MLEVACGGKPIEPRAPPEEAFLADWIKDCWDKGDILATIDKSLEKRFVEQQAELVLKLGLLCSYPVAAARPSMSSVISYLDGVASLPDDLSSVIKAGEFPAGSNEVDTPNELTLAEEKHRSFINNYISICFSR, from the coding sequence ATGCTTGAAGTTGCATGTGGTGGAAAGCCGATCGAACCACGAGCGCCACCAGAGGAAGCATTTCTTGCTGACTGGATAAAGGATTGCTGGGATAAAGGAGACATTTTGGCGACTATTGATAAGAGTTTGGAGAAGAGATTTGTGGAACAACAAGCGGAGTTGGTGTTGAAGCTTGGGTTGCTTTGCTCATACCCGGTGGCAGCGGCTAGGCCTAGCATGTCCAGCGTTATATCGTATTTGGACGGTGTTGCTTCATTGCCCGATGACTTGAGCTCTGTTATCAAAGCCGGAGAATTCCCAGCAGGATCAAATGAAGTGGACACTCCTAATGAGTTGACACTAGCCGAAGAGAAACATCGTTCCTTCATTAACAATTACATAAGCATTTGTTTCTCACGGTAG